In Arachis hypogaea cultivar Tifrunner chromosome 7, arahy.Tifrunner.gnm2.J5K5, whole genome shotgun sequence, the genomic window TGTTGCTGTAACATAACCACTTGCCATAAATGCAATAGCCATCCACATAACCTTGTGAGCTATACTCAATAGTCTCATATGTGGTTTCCTCTTAAAAGGAATGATACTAACAAGAACAATGACTATAGATAGAGAAGTGAATAGTGCTATGTCGTTGCTTATTGCAAAGACCTTAAAAGCTGTTGTATTACTCACCATTGACTTCCCCTTCATTGGTCCTTCTTGGTATACACCACCAGGAGGAGAAATACCAGCAGCAAAAGTCACAGTTGCAATCAAAACAGCAACTAAAATGATGGTGTTTCTTGCATTCAGTAATGCCTCTTTGTGCATCTCCATGTGCTTACTCCTTTTAGCATAATAAAGTTGATTCagattttccattttcttttggctCTGATGCTTATGTTTCCCTGAACTTTTTGGGGACAAGTATTGTGGCTTGTAGGCAGCAATATCAAATCTCTCGCTTACTTGAGGCTGCTGAGGCGATCTAGAGTCTGCGCTTTTGCTAAGTTCTGGTGGGCTTGTGCATTCAATAGATAGAATTTCATGTGACATTTCCAATTCATTAGAAATGTACCTTCTTGAGAGGGAAAGCCTAGAAGCTATAGGTGACAGAAAATTGGTTCTGTCTCCTTCGAGCGCGCGAGAGGAAGATTGGATGCTTCTTTTACCACCGGCTCTGATAAATATGGCTTGCAATTGCCTATTTTCTGCAGTGTCCTTAGCCTTCTCAAGGATGTCAAGTGCTGTGAATCCTTCGCTGTTCCGAGTATTAATGTCCAGCTTTGTCTTGCTGATCAAGAAATCTGCTATCTAAATTGATCATAAAACTATAAGCACAATCCACAGGTATAGTTTATCATTCAAATTCAATATAAATTTGATTGGCTATGACATATAATAACAAGGTTTTCAAATCATTGACACATATCAATGGATGTAATGGAATTCCAAATTTGATCACAAATTGAATTTTACTCTTCACCTTGTGGCGCCCTCCGGAAACTGCAAGATGCAAGACACTGTTGCCATATCTATCTTGGCAGTGCAATAGGTTTGTGCCATTAGAGACTTTCACCAAGTATTCTAAAGCATGATAGCACCCGTACCTCACAGCTATATGAAATACTGTTTCTTCTTCTGTGGTGAGATAGTGAAATGATGCAGAACAAGTTGACACAAAATCTTCAAGGACAGAGACTCTCCCATTCTTCACTGCCAGATGCAATGGTGTGTAGCCATTGTTGTTGTATTGTAAAGCCAGATTCGGATCACGCCTTAGTAGGATCCATATAATCTCTCTGTATCCTTCATTACAAGCATGATGCAGTGATGAATTCCCATCTTCATCAATCACTTGAACAAGCTCAGGCCACTTATTCAACAACTCCCTAACAATATCTGCAGATCAAACACAATCCATAAAGGTAAGTTGTAAAACATAAAGCAACATTCAGAATTGCTATAGAAAACTATGATCCCAACCTGTGTGTCCTCTTGATGCTGCTATAATGATACAAGTTTGATCGAATTCTGCAATGCTTCGCTCCGCGATCTCAGGTAGATTCAGGAGGTGGTTAACCATGTCAAGATGGCCATGACTGCATGCTAGAAACAAAGGACTCTTGCAAGAAGCATAAAGCTTATAAGCAGCATTAGGATTGGCATCAAGCAGCAACATTAAGACCTTAGTATTCTCTTGGCGGCACGCCTCATGAATCGGAGTCTCATGTTTCTTATTCTCAACACAAACCATGTCAGGACACATGCTGATAATCTCAGACACCATTTCAGTGCAACCATACTTGGAAGCAATGTGCAATGGAGTGCTGTAGGAATCAGCTGTTTTCTGATTGAGGATTCCTTCATTCTCCTTAAGCAGGCTTGAAAATGTTGCTATATCATTTTTTCTAATTGCATCAAACAGATTTGGATCCATATTCATGGGCTTGAAATAAGGCAACTCCTGAAAGTGAGAAAGTGAATAGAGCAAAGTTCTGTGCCCCCTTTATATAATGTTTAGCAGTTAATCAGTTATACCGAGTGAAGTTACAGAAAATGTTTGGAAACTTACTGTACAAAAAATGAATACGTTGGTTATAGACTTTTAAAAGTCTCAAACATGTTCAAGGAAAATTCTTGTGGAGTTGTCTTTCAAAGTGTCAAATTTATTCAGCAAAACAAACTTCTTGGTATGACTTTGAATGTGAAAGTAAAACTTCACATTCTTTCTATTCATTTATCAAGTGTATTATAAAATTGAGCATATTTTATTAACTAAATCCATACGCATATAATTGTTGGAATCATTATAAGAGGCGCTTTGATGATTTAGCAGTGACCTGAGACTTAGCATAATGGCCAAACAAACAATAAtacatttcaaaatttttcattcaatttcGCCGAATATAAGTTGACTTGGAATATAATTCACTTAAACCAAGATTTTGTGTTTTATTCTTAATTCGAAAATAGGGATGGAAGTGAGTCGAGCTGGACCAAGCTTAAGTTCGATTCACAAAAATTGTACTTGACTCACAGCTCAACTCATTAATAATTGAGCCTATTTTTTAAACTCAAGTTCGGCTCACCGAAAACTCACGAGCTAGCTCAAATAataacataatctataattttatatcaattaattataacttatatattttaaaaaatatttaaaaatattaattttatatactgtttatctatcaataaattataaattctttatttatatcctacatcaaaattatatataaaaaataaatataaaattttaaataattaagatcatatatatatatatatatatatataatcgaaccAACTCACAAGTTAATGAGCTAAacttatccaagctcaagctcagctcatttaatttatgagctcaatttcaaATTCAACCTTGACTCACCAGCTCACGAGTTTAGCTTATCGAGCTTTTATCGAGTCGAGCTCGAACTTACTTATGAGCTAACTTGACTCACTTCTAGCCCTATTCGTAAGCATTTTAGCCTTTGCTACTTTTCCTTCTCAGCACCTAAACCATATGTAATCTAGAAAAATAATTGGTTTCCACAAATCTTCAGTGCAGTTTACTCACACTTTGTTGTGTAGTTTCTGATGGGACCTAACAACAGCATGATAGCATGATTCTTTGAACTTACCAGCTCCAAAAGTCCTGACAA contains:
- the LOC112703648 gene encoding uncharacterized protein isoform X1; the protein is MNMDPNLFDAIRKNDIATFSSLLKENEGILNQKTADSYSTPLHIASKYGCTEMVSEIISMCPDMVCVENKKHETPIHEACRQENTKVLMLLLDANPNAAYKLYASCKSPLFLACSHGHLDMVNHLLNLPEIAERSIAEFDQTCIIIAASRGHTDIVRELLNKWPELVQVIDEDGNSSLHHACNEGYREIIWILLRRDPNLALQYNNNGYTPLHLAVKNGRVSVLEDFVSTCSASFHYLTTEEETVFHIAVRYGCYHALEYLVKVSNGTNLLHCQDRYGNSVLHLAVSGGRHKIADFLISKTKLDINTRNSEGFTALDILEKAKDTAENRQLQAIFIRAGGKRSIQSSSRALEGDRTNFLSPIASRLSLSRRYISNELEMSHEILSIECTSPPELSKSADSRSPQQPQVSERFDIAAYKPQYLSPKSSGKHKHQSQKKMENLNQLYYAKRSKHMEMHKEALLNARNTIILVAVLIATVTFAAGISPPGGVYQEGPMKGKSMVSNTTAFKVFAISNDIALFTSLSIVIVLVSIIPFKRKPHMRLLSIAHKVMWMAIAFMASGYVTATWVILPHSEGMQWLSVMLIALGGGSLGTIFIGLSVMLVEHWLRKFKWKKTRKEGANSDGESQNSDVESSYLHGYHSY
- the LOC112703648 gene encoding uncharacterized protein isoform X2; amino-acid sequence: MNMDPNLFDAIRKNDIATFSSLLKENEGILNQKTADSYSTPLHIASKYGCTEMVSEIISMCPDMVCVENKKHETPIHEACRQENTKVLMLLLDANPNAAYKLYASCKSPLFLACSHGHLDMVNHLLNLPEIAERSIAEFDQTCIIIAASRGHTDIVRELLNKWPELVQVIDEDGNSSLHHACNEGYREIIWILLRRDPNLALQYNNNGYTPLHLAVKNGRVSVLEDFVSTCSASFHYLTTEEETVFHIAVRYGCYHALEYLVKVSNGTNLLHCQDRYGNSVLHLAVSGGRHKIADFLISKTKLDINTRNSEGFTALDILEKAKDTAENRQLQAIFIRAGGKRSIQSSSRALEGDRTNFLSPIASRLSLSRRYISNELEMSHEILSIECTSPPELSKSADSRSPQQPQVSERFDIAAYKPQYLSPKSSGKHKHQSQKKMENLNQLYYAKRSKHMEMHKEALLNARNTIILVAVLIATVTFAAGISPPGGVYQEGPMKGKSMQHG